gtcagatactcttttaattaaaagaaagtctctctagatttaaaaattaaaaaaaaataaaaatgttacgTCACAAAATCAAGACCCCCTTCCTCCCCTTTGTAACAAATCGTCATAAAATCGCCAACTCCCCCTCCCCCATCCTCtaaagcgtgacgtaatttatggacgacggtcgtccataaagtatgttTGCTTTTCTTTTGACCGTCCCCCCTCATCCCCGCTGCATTTTGCTATACGCTTTTTTAATTCGTCATGTCTTTTAAACCGCGAAACATTTACTGGGCAAGATGACGTAcgttttgaaaatcttttatgaataaatttttgcataactGTAAGTTatgaaacaataatattttgtcagtATTCGCTTTATCATAATGGTTCATTATCTACATGAATTGTTAGTTTGTAATtagaaaaatatgtaattaaaatgtaaagttcTTAAATTTGTTATCTgatcacgtgaccggggcaagatggcTTGTGTTTTCTGtctctaattttataaaactttaaaaactactaactactctaactaaagtaacacaaaacaAACACGCATCgccaacaaataaaaaagttacatcTAAAGAACACATAAGCAATAACCAaaactaaagtattttttaaggacaaaaaaaaatctcatgCATACAAAAATGCGTtagcaaatttaaaagataaattggtattttaaaaaacaagataaaagtACATTTTCGTTTCCaactatttgaaatttttttgttaagttgttatatgaaaagcCATCTCGCCCCTTCTTTCCCTATATGAATTTTTCAATGAATTTGGATTCAGGATCTCATTTCTTGaagaattttcaaataaatttttttatacgtatttttttaagtatatttatttacattaccgcaaaaacaaaaagatatcaaaaaatcttttttcgttttattttttggtGCCTAAAACTTAGCATCAAATTTTGTAGCTGAATAGCTCAGTTGCTTGGAGCGTCTAACGAAAAGTTAAAACCCGGACTATTGTATGAACGGGTTCAAATCCTCCCACTGCCAACACAGCACTAGAGTAGTACTTCTGTTCGccaaaatgttggtcaataacggacgctactttggatcagccttaatgactatttgtggctgatcctatgctaagccaacaatatcttcagataaaaacattgtatagaaaaatatagcatgaaaattcaaataaataaagaataaataaaaaatttaaagactaatctcataaaataaaaaactgtattgAAAACGTTAAAACACTCATATCTTTAGAATAAAGCTATAGAGgtaattgaaattattttgacaaataaatatcTTATGGAATGCAacccaataaaaataaactaggTTTAAGTTGGCAATAAAAACTGTCTAAACTAAATAGTGTGGAACAAAAAATAGCGCTTTAAATTTTCGATATTATTAAGATTTGGCTAATAAGATTTagtgaaaaacaaaaactatgcATTTTTAAAGATAGTTCAATATTAGAATAAAGAACTAATAGTGaatctcttctttttttattaactgtttCGATTTTGACAACAGTGACGTTATTATTGCTTTAGTAAAtgttcttttttgaaaatagtgacGTTATTATATCTTTAGCTACTCttggtaaaattaaaaataattttgtgcaactttttatatttttattagttttttattaatcaacttttatatttaatattgattataatacttttattatgcgAGGTGGCaacataacataataaataaaacatataacgcATAAATATGATTTATACCTTTAAACAAGCTAACAAtcattatacaaatatataacacACAATTGAtagaacatatttttattgttatacacTATGTTACGAGTTTAAACGAATTGTATCTTtattcttctatttataatcaTGGGTTCTCAGAATTGCATCACGAAATGCaacattttgatttaattttgattatcgttcaaagtttatttttaccgcatttaatgtaaaattattaagCGCGTGTTAACACGTTCGCTGCCGAGCTATTTTAAACTATGCTTTGTTTCTTTGCCGAGCCATAATGTctgcaataaataatttttgccgaggCTGTTTTTCGCGGTTTCATTCTCATTGCCAAAGCTAGATATCAACatttcaataaacaaaatatttttaatctaaaataattctatagtatttttttattctgaatataactgaaaaaaacaaGCACTGCGAGTATACTCGTACTTGGGCAATGAAGAAGAATCTTTTTTCTCCAGTGCCGAAGTACGAGTTTACTCGTAACACCGTAATGAGTATAACTCATTGCGGTGACTACACCTTATCAAAATGTAATTAAGCACTTCAAAGTTGTAATTTAGAACATGAAagatgtaattaagaaacgttaGATGTAATTTAGAAGATGAAAGTTGTAAATAAGAAATCGTAAGATAAGTAATTAAGAagataaaagttgtttataatatagatTATCAGAAAGAagttatttgtgtttttaagtTTGTTGCTTTAGTTTATCTTGTAATATTAGGTTTGATCCTAATTTGGCCATATGGGTtggttttcaataaataataatatattatcaataaaataaaaaagtgatgaAAAAGGGATTTGTGGTTGGCGGTAACTACATATCTTCCAAGGAAATTTAAATTTCCGCTAAGgacccaattgtatgctgtcttatatttgacACCTAAAGTTTGCGCCAGAGTCGCAGAATGACGATTGGCGCGTCATTTCGCACAGCACATTAAATAACTCATTCGATGAAGATAAAACATAATGTTGTCTTTCAACTTATTCGGTTGTATGTATTTCATGTCTACAAATCGGACAAGGTGGTTCTGGTTGTTCCAAAAGTAGATGCAAACAAATTTAGTGAAGTAAATGCACGGATTCAATTTAATAACAGACTTTCTGTTTATAGTGTATTGACAAATAACACAATGACCTTTCAATTCCATTACTGTATTACTGTATTGCTGGTGCATACAAATgctaaatttgatattattaacttattaaaatgcatgtacaagaagattttttataatgacattTAAGCTTACATTGTGAATTTGCAATTACAAATAATGTATTCTCATTTCCATATTACGATTTCTTAATAAGAACTTTTGTTTTTCCAATTAcatattgctatttttttatttacatattggatttcttaataacattttaaaatttcttaattaaattttgtgtttcttaattacatattgtGACCTCTAAATTACATGTTGTATTTTTCAATTGCATCTTacttttcttaattacaactttcaagttctcaattacatcttaaaaAGGTATAGTAATGTATTTGAtccaatattattataaatagtgtttcaatttttttgcacaTACACATGCACATTGGGAGTTATCATGAGTAAAAAAggtaattaatattttgttttcttaattcTAAATTGTTGTGTTTTTTAGACTAGAAGCTAAGACATATTTGATAACTACTATTTGATAATGcatgttattaaaaatgtgAAGAAAATTTGATTAACACAAcgtttacaaaatgttttttaatatattaaaaaacattttagtgtGCACTTCCAATTTTTTTACACATTATACTAATTAATGcgttttataaataagtaatttcttctttataaatagataatttataaatttatctatctCTTATTAGCTCAACACAGATATTCCACAATTGGATCAGCACATATGATCATGGAAAATTGTGAGGATAGTGAAGATGATGATATTGAAGATTCGGATTTAATTTTCGCTTATACTACTACGTCTTCGAGCTTGACTGTATCAGAATCAGGTTCTGAAGATAATAACACTGAAGAAAGTGATGGCAATCAGTTTACAGACGTTCATCTAGCAGCCAATgcagaaaatttattaagtCCGCTGAAAAGACCTGGAACAATGGGCGGTCTTGCTTTtatacaaaatcaaaacaaagcTATACAGGTACATcttataagtaatattttgcCTGCAAAACAACTTCTGAAACAAATCCATCTAGAAATTCAAACCAATGGAAAGATGAGCCGAATATTGTAAAACAAACTCAATTTACTGCCGATCCTCGTTTGAAGATAAACATGGAGAGCAAGAAACCATTAGATTTCTTTAGACCTTTTGTTACAGAAGAGCTTATAAATACTATAGTAGTTGAAACTAATCGCTACGCAATGCAAGAAATAAATAAGCAGCGTCCCCTCAGAAGAAGCTCACGTTTTAAAGATTGGAAATCAATAAATTCAGAAGATTTGCAGCGGTTTTTTGGAGTTCTTCTTTATACGGAGTGTGTCAAAATGCCATCTTTAGAACACTATTGGTCTAAGAACAGTCTCTATAGAGTTCCTTTATTTTCTAGAATAATGCCACAAAATAAATTCCAACTAATGTTACGGTTTTGGCATTTTATTAACAACGAAGATTCAGGTAGTGGATGCTCGTGTAAAGTTATTGGACTTCTCGATCACTTAAATAATACAATGGATAACATCTACTGTCCTAATAAAAGTACATGAATTGATGAGTCCATGATGCTTTGGAAGGGACGTCTTGTATTCAGGCAGTATGTGCAAAAATAAAAGACATAAGTATGGTATCAAGTTCTATGTGTTTTGCGAATCAGATGGTATTGtactaaaagtaaaaatctaCTCTGGCGAGACAACTCTCGGTAAACATTTGTTGGGTCAAACGGAAGCTATTGTTTTAGACTTAACGGAAAAATTTCTGGGAAAAGGTTATCACCTGTACACCTATCGGTGTACAGCttttttaactcaaaagaaTTGTAAAAGTTATCACTTTTACAATTCCTTTGAGTTAATAAAGTAcatgataaatcaaaaaacatacaTTTGTGGTACTTTAAGAACTGACCGAAAGTCAAATccaaaaaaatgtacaaaagcAAAACTGAAACAGGGAGACGTTATAAGCAGAAGCAGAGAGAGTGTAGTGGTTGCTAAATGGAAAGACAAAAAGAGACGTGCTAATGATTAGCAACTTGCATTCGTTGCACATGATTGAAGTGACAAACAGGAGAGGAGAGAGGAAAATGAAACccaatattataaaagattacAATCAATGTATGTCAGGTTTTggcattttattaacaatgaaGATTCAAATAGTGGACGCTTGTGTAAAATTATTGGACTTCTCGATCAGTTGAATAATACAATGAATAACATCTACTGTcctaattaaaatatatcaatcaATGTGTCAATGATGCTTTGGAAGGGACGTCTTGTATTCAGGCAGTATGtgaaaaataaaagacataAGTATGGTATCAAGTTCTATGAGCTTTCAGAATCAGATGGTATTGtactaaaagtaaaaatctaCTCTGGCGAGACAACTCTGGGTAAACATTTGTTGGGTCAAACGGGACCTATTGTTGCAGACTTTTAGACTTAATGGAAAAATTTCTGCAAAAAGGTTATCACCTGTACACCGATAACTTTCACAATTCCTTTGAGTTAATAAAGCAcatgataaatcaaaaaacatacaTTTGTGATACTTTAAGAACTGACCGAAAGTCAAATCTAAAAGAATGTACAAAAGCAAAACTGAAACAGGGAGACGTTATAAGCAGAAGCAGAGAGAGTGTAGTGGTTGCTAAATGGAAAGGCAAAAGAGACGTGCTAATGATTAGCAACTTGCATTCGTTGCAAATGATTGAAGTGAAAAACAGGAGAGGAGAGAAGAAAATGAAACccaatattataaaagattacAATCAATGTATGTCAGGAGTAGATAAGACGGAACAAATGGTATCATACTATGATTGCCTAAGAAAGACAATTAGATGGTATAAAAAAGTAGCACTTCATCTCTTTGatacttttttgtttagttCTTACTGTCTAAACAGTAAATATGGACTAGATAAAACAATTTCCTCGCTTAAATTAATTGTTACGGATTTATTGGGTGAACGTTTGAATGAAATTGCGTCTCGAATCACCAATAATAGCTTCCACTACTTCTCTTCAATACCACCAaacgaaaagaaaaaattcccAACAAAACCATGTCGAGTCTGCTCTAAAATAAAACGTAAAGAAACACGATATGAATGTGCTGTTTGTCAAAATAGACCTTCGTTATGTAT
The nucleotide sequence above comes from Hydra vulgaris chromosome 09, alternate assembly HydraT2T_AEP. Encoded proteins:
- the LOC136085222 gene encoding piggyBac transposable element-derived protein 4-like; its protein translation is MINQKTYICDTLRTDRKSNLKECTKAKLKQGDVISRSRESVVVAKWKGKRDVLMISNLHSLQMIEVKNRRGEKKMKPNIIKDYNQCMSGVDKTEQMVSYYDCLRKTIRWYKKVALHLFDTFLFSSYCLNSKYGLDKTISSLKLIVTDLLGERLNEIASRITNNSFHYFSSIPPNEKKKFPTKPCRVCSKIKRKETRYECAVCQNRPSLCIGECFRMYHSKE